The bacterium genome window below encodes:
- a CDS encoding DUF4416 family protein has translation MRNEERKIVLLAKLICGVILAPDCELIGVKKALVDKFGLIDLESEVIPFDLTRYYEKELGAGLKRQWLSFKEFIHEENLKSIKHTTIEIERQFSRSDGTRRVNLDPGYVNLSSLVLATTKNYSHRVYLGDGIHAEVTLIYKDHHFVHLDWTYPDYRNNTEFFNRVRNKFKMTVRGLNT, from the coding sequence ATGAGAAATGAGGAAAGAAAGATAGTTCTGTTAGCAAAGTTAATTTGTGGTGTTATTTTAGCACCTGATTGTGAGCTTATTGGAGTGAAAAAAGCACTTGTAGATAAGTTTGGGTTAATAGATTTAGAGAGCGAAGTCATCCCATTTGATTTAACAAGGTATTATGAAAAAGAGTTAGGTGCAGGTCTAAAGCGTCAATGGTTGAGTTTTAAAGAGTTTATACATGAAGAAAATTTGAAATCAATAAAACATACTACAATAGAGATTGAGAGGCAATTTTCTAGGTCTGACGGGACACGGCGAGTTAATTTGGACCCCGGCTATGTTAATCTATCCAGCCTTGTTTTAGCGACAACAAAGAATTACTCTCATCGTGTATATTTAGGTGATGGAATCCATGCAGAGGTCACTCTGATATATAAAGACCATCACTTTGTTCATTTAGACTGGACATATCCTGATTATCGTAATAATACAGAATTCTTTAATAGGGTTCGGAATAAATTCAAAATGACAGTAAGGGGGCTAAATACCTAA
- a CDS encoding SpoIVB peptidase S55 domain-containing protein: MMFLLLFLLGTDFMVVDDVKPGMTGYGLTVFQGTKIDTFQVKIIAVMKKEVIKGDVILAEISGGIIDTAGIISGMSGSPVYIDGKLVGALAYSYGAFAKKPLAGITPIDEMLNPPSIGWMAPKGRFCQMQVPFYCYGLDDEILHELSESIPCFNIFRVQDLGSGLLNDSILPSPGSSLGIPLVVGDINWFAVGTCTYKDGDKILGFGHPMASLGETELPMTAGYIYSIVPSSYNSYKLGASTKIIGTIKNDNQRGIVGVIGKIPDMVEFSLFINGKRFHYHIVKERTFIPHLLHGLVLYSIYTGFKGSGDMTISANLEVNGTHSFHFENLYTGTAQAISKSIFEIFEFIQNNPFHKIDVANISLNLTTSERIKLAKIDKFWSDKTQVKTGDTLNLLLSLSTYQEGLHTERISIPIPRWAQPGELIVKVESGSSVCSNERANLTTLDGLIVWLSRAPKNNELVLRLSQKGKSSWIMGRKFTSLPPSMAPIGKDKESMSEVFEKRIATQWVIVGEGLIKLNVK, encoded by the coding sequence ATGATGTTTTTATTACTATTTCTATTAGGTACTGATTTTATGGTGGTAGATGATGTAAAGCCTGGTATGACTGGATATGGGTTAACAGTGTTTCAGGGTACAAAAATAGACACTTTTCAAGTTAAAATAATAGCTGTTATGAAAAAAGAAGTTATTAAAGGTGATGTAATATTAGCTGAAATCTCAGGTGGTATAATTGATACTGCTGGTATTATATCAGGTATGAGTGGCAGTCCAGTGTATATTGATGGAAAACTTGTTGGTGCATTAGCTTATAGTTATGGTGCATTTGCAAAGAAGCCATTAGCTGGTATAACTCCTATTGATGAGATGCTAAATCCTCCATCTATAGGCTGGATGGCTCCAAAAGGGCGTTTTTGTCAAATGCAAGTCCCTTTTTATTGTTATGGATTAGATGATGAAATACTTCATGAATTAAGCGAATCAATTCCTTGTTTTAATATATTTAGAGTACAAGATTTAGGTAGCGGTCTTTTAAATGATAGCATTCTACCATCTCCTGGTTCTTCTTTAGGTATTCCATTAGTTGTAGGTGATATAAACTGGTTTGCAGTAGGGACATGTACATATAAGGATGGTGATAAGATATTAGGCTTTGGTCATCCAATGGCATCATTAGGTGAGACCGAGTTACCTATGACAGCAGGCTACATCTATTCTATTGTGCCATCCAGTTACAATTCTTACAAACTTGGGGCTTCGACAAAGATAATTGGGACTATAAAAAATGATAATCAGAGGGGGATTGTAGGTGTTATAGGTAAGATTCCGGATATGGTAGAGTTTAGCCTCTTTATAAATGGTAAAAGATTTCATTATCACATCGTAAAAGAGAGGACATTTATTCCACACCTTTTACATGGTTTAGTTCTATACTCTATTTATACTGGGTTTAAAGGTAGTGGTGATATGACAATCTCTGCTAATTTGGAAGTAAATGGAACACATTCTTTTCATTTTGAAAACCTATATACAGGAACAGCTCAAGCTATATCAAAATCAATTTTTGAAATATTTGAATTTATCCAAAATAATCCATTTCATAAAATAGATGTAGCTAATATTTCTCTAAATTTGACTACTTCTGAGCGCATTAAACTTGCAAAAATTGACAAGTTTTGGTCCGATAAGACGCAGGTGAAAACTGGTGATACTCTAAATTTACTCTTATCATTATCAACTTATCAGGAAGGTCTGCACACTGAGCGTATCTCAATTCCAATTCCGAGATGGGCGCAGCCTGGTGAACTCATTGTAAAGGTAGAGAGTGGTTCATCTGTTTGTTCTAATGAGAGAGCTAATCTCACAACTCTTGATGGCCTTATAGTGTGGCTCTCACGGGCTCCTAAAAATAATGAACTTGTGTTAAGGCTGAGCCAAAAAGGTAAAAGTAGCTGGATAATGGGTAGAAAATTTACATCCCTTCCCCCTTCTATGGCTCCTATAGGTAAAGATAAAGAA